In one Silene latifolia isolate original U9 population chromosome 10, ASM4854445v1, whole genome shotgun sequence genomic region, the following are encoded:
- the LOC141607741 gene encoding cytochrome f-like produces the protein MDSYCAFRLNSREATGRIVCANCHLANKPVDIEVPQAILPDTVFEAVVRIPYDMQLKQVLANSKKGGLNVEAVLILPEGFELAPTDRISPEMKEKVENLSFQSYHPNKKNIIVIGPIPGQKYSEITFPILSPDPATKKDIYFLKYPLYVGGNRGRGQIYPDGSKSNNTVYNATTTSIVKKILRKEKGGYEISIADAFDGREVVDIIPPGPELLVSEGESIKLDQPLMSNPNVGGFGQGDAEIVLQDPLRVQGLLFFFASVILAQIFLVLKKKQFEKVQLSEMNFYIRGFINIKIAQRLCHKYLVVRTILPFCLKAQTGCCWPLTFLVRTPLTAVSVTDKAVTLPVNLWISLTDLGDSNSRMAIICSGLASIPLFVTILLFTFNGCYSPFYWYLDTLVVSGRYSSDIVDPWTSSMIRLTELPPSTKILRTRAVPICMPDIAKSQCLDVFNGLARLYSHFITEITIQWLLLNPVQITRSRFKFPAAGELVVEGVYQLQPETSSVSALPIPTIVARRQPVVVQCYL, from the exons ATGGATTCATATTG TGCATTTCGTTTAAATTCGCGAGAAGCGACTGGACGCATTGTATGTGCCAATTGCCATTTAGCTAACAAGCCCGTGGATATTGAGGTTCCCCAAGCGATTCTTCCGGATACTGTATTTGAAGCAGTTGTTAGAATTCCTTATgatatgcaattaaaacaagttcTTGCTAACAGCAAGAAAGGAGGATTGAATGTCGAGGCTGTTCTTATTTTACCCGAGGGATTTGAATTAGCCCCAACCGATCGTATTTCTCCAGAGATGAAAGAAAAGGTCGAAAATCTTTCTTTTCAGAGTTACCATcccaataaaaaaaatattattgtGATAGGTCCTATTCCTGGTCAAAAATATAGTGAAATAACCTTTCCTATTCTTTCCCCGGACCCTGCTACTAAGAAAGATATTTACTTTTTAAAATATCCTCTATATGTAGGTGGTAACAGAGGGAGGGGTCAGATTTATCCTGACGGAAGCAAGAGTAATAATACAGTTTATAATGCCACAACAACAAGTATAGTAAAGAAAATTTTACGAAAAGAAAAAGGCGGATACGAAATAAGCATTGCGGATGCCTTTGATGGACGTGAAGTGGTTGATATTATCCCTCCAGGACCAGAGCTTCTTGTTTCAGAGGGTGAATCTATCAAACTTGATCAACCATTAATGAGTAATCCTAATGTGGGTGGATTTGGTCAGGGAGACGCGGAAATAGTCCTTCAAGACCCATTACGCGTACAAGgtcttttgttcttctttgcaTCTGTTATTTTGGCACAAATTTTTTTGGTTCTTAAAAAGAAACAGTTTGAGAAAGTTCAATTGTCCGAAATGAATTTCTATATTCGTGGATTTATCAACATAAAGATC gctcaaaggttatgtcataagtactTAGTTGTACGGACCATTTTACCATTCTGCCTGAAAGCTCAG acagggtgttgttggccTTTAACCTTCTTGGttaggactccacttactgctgttTCAGTGACAGATAA ggctgtaACTCTTCCTGTTaatctttggatatctttgactgatTTGGGAGATTCCAATTCCAGGATGGCtattatttgttctgggctggcttcaatCCCTCTCTTTGTCACCAT ActtttgttcacctttaatggttgCTATTCCCCATTCTATTGGTATCTTGACACACTGGTGGTAAGTGGAAGGTATAGctctgacattgtggatccatg gacgtcaagcatgatcaggttgactGAGCTGCCCCCATCTACTAAAATTCTTAGGacacgtgcagttcctatttgcatg CCGGATATAGCCAAGAGCCAATGCCTGGATGTCTTCAATGGTCTGGCAAGGCTTTATAGTCATTTCATCACAGAAATCACTATCCAGTG GCTTTTGCTTAATCCTGTACAAATCACTAGATCTCGTTTCAAGTTCCCTGCTGCTGGCGAATTGGTGGTTGAAGGAGTTTAtcag CTTCAGCCTGAGACATCTTCTGTTTCAGCTCTTCCAATTCCAACAATTGTTGCTAGGCGacagccagttgttgttcaatgcTATCTCTAG